From a region of the Microcoleus sp. bin38.metabat.b11b12b14.051 genome:
- a CDS encoding ATP-binding sensor histidine kinase: MMAIPGVAVLALIYESSTSLVYRGRNEQDNQPVIIKLIKEDYPTLEELNRYKREYDITANLNLLDGVVKVYKLQQVRNSLAMILEDFGGESLKIFMNSQKFTTLGFLTTAIKVAETLGEIHAKNVIHKDINPSNIVFNPATGKVKLIDFSISTASNQENVPNKNPNFLEGTLAYMSPEQTGRMSRVIDYRTDFYSLGVTFYEVLAGQLPFTTTDPMELVHCHIAKQPLPLAEVAPEIPQAISDIVMKLLGKAAEDRYQSAWGLKADLESCLFQLQTSGFISEFALGSQDISDKFQIPQKLYGRQREFETLLAAFERVAATSHRSYRIEQSQISVIKKEVTSKKESSLSVLTRGQHKSRSEMMLIAGYSGIGKSAMVKNLDKPITRRRGYFIWGKFDQYKRTIPYSAVVSAFSELVRQLLTESEAQLAVWREKLRTSFGQNGQIIIDVLPEVELIVGAQSPVAELGPTESLNRFNLVFQNFIRVFCQPEHPLVIFLDDLQWADSATLKLIELMMTDEATQYLFLIGAYRDNEVSPTHPLMMTVETLRNQEAIINEIALAPLGVDNITHLIAETLHSDRESVKPLAELVVSKTDGNPFFVNQFLQTLYQENLLVFHPPQSGSKGGWHWDMTQIEQCAITDNVVDLMVQKLRKLPTPTQQVLRLVACLGNEFDLNTLSLINEKEASETFSQLLPAIKSGLILPTSELESKSLDYVMFPLLILNYKFLHDRVQQAAYALIDDSQKKDVHLKIGRQILENTPAEYRADRIFELVDHLNVARSLIRDERELIELATLNLDAARRAKDATAYVAALQYLTAGMDGLTADIWDSHYDLAFALHMERANVEYLNGYFEHSEEFINITLQKARSPLEKVEIYNLLIVQYTLRAKYEEAVKAGIQALNLLGIDLPLDGLQTVISEEFAAATNFLAGREIASLIDAPEMTVPDKKVAVKLITNLLTSAYLNNPDLWKVSVLKGVNLSLTYGLVPEASLCYAGYGMFLNAVSGDYKAAYQFAMLSLNLSEKSGNIGLKCRACSSLVSIFYYWFNHIKDSHTISNEGYQAALESGDLEYAGYILSNRIANSFFQGKEISQILADTSRYLQFSQKTKNQLVTDTLLGAELILRNLSQLTLEKFVFESEEFTEAEYVDNCQAHQNLYSLCLYQIRKCQVMYWYGNFNEALQLALEVEKQLSFITGAIPATEWNFFFSLTLAAVFPNVSKTKQKQYLDKLEANQKQMKIWADNCRENFLHKYMLVQAEIARISKKDSEAVELYDFSINLAQDSEFVQNEALANELAAKFWLSKGKYQYAKIHLREAHSCYLRWGAVRKVQDLEQKYPQLKEMTPLNGSFQNNQTTTTIHTSTGSDARVLDLGTVMKASLAISSEIVLDKLLASLMRISLENAGAQSGFLILLRDGKLLISAKASVVVEDVAVLQFTPVEQCQDLPVTVINFVERTRSDVVLSNAAAEGRFTADPYISRQQLKSLLCTPIVNQGKLIGILYLENNLTIGAFNAHRLEVLRLLSSQVAISLDNALLYNSVEQKVQERTQELNEKNERLEKTLRELKLTQAQLIQTEKMSSLGQMVAGVAHEINNPVSFIYGNLNPASEYVKDLLKLIDLYQHHYPEPADEIIDEIETIELEFLIEDLQKLLDSMKVGAERIRDIVLSLRNFSRLDEAQMKSVDIHEGIDSTVMLLQPRLRKEGGRLGIDVIKNYSKLPLITCYASQLNQVFMNILTNGIDALLLARDCPESSQRQPTITISTEVTDRNSAIIRIADTGPGMSIEVLHKIFDPFFTTKPVGSGTGLGLSISHSIVVSSHGGKLTCVSAPSEGSEFIIEIPIAPRQVL; the protein is encoded by the coding sequence ATGATGGCAATTCCCGGCGTTGCAGTTCTCGCTCTCATTTATGAAAGCAGCACTTCCCTAGTTTACCGCGGCCGCAACGAGCAAGACAACCAACCTGTTATTATCAAACTTATCAAAGAAGACTATCCGACTCTCGAAGAACTGAATAGATACAAGCGAGAATATGATATTACTGCTAACTTAAACCTGCTGGATGGAGTTGTTAAAGTATACAAGTTGCAGCAGGTCAGAAATAGTCTGGCAATGATTTTAGAAGATTTTGGAGGCGAATCTTTAAAAATCTTCATGAATTCTCAAAAATTTACCACTTTAGGATTTTTGACAACTGCCATCAAAGTTGCCGAAACCTTGGGTGAAATTCACGCCAAAAATGTGATTCATAAAGATATTAACCCATCTAATATAGTTTTTAATCCAGCTACAGGCAAAGTAAAGTTAATAGATTTTAGCATCTCAACTGCATCAAATCAAGAAAACGTTCCTAATAAAAATCCCAATTTTTTAGAAGGCACTTTAGCCTATATGTCGCCGGAGCAAACCGGGAGAATGAGCCGCGTAATCGATTACCGCACGGACTTTTATTCCCTCGGCGTCACCTTCTATGAAGTGCTAGCAGGACAACTCCCTTTTACCACTACCGATCCAATGGAGTTAGTTCACTGTCACATCGCCAAACAGCCCTTACCTCTGGCTGAAGTTGCGCCAGAAATTCCTCAAGCTATTTCCGACATTGTGATGAAATTACTAGGAAAAGCCGCAGAGGATCGCTATCAAAGTGCTTGGGGACTGAAAGCAGATTTGGAATCCTGTCTGTTTCAGTTGCAAACATCAGGGTTTATTTCCGAATTTGCTCTCGGCAGCCAAGATATTTCCGACAAATTTCAAATCCCTCAAAAACTTTATGGAAGACAGCGAGAATTTGAGACTCTTTTAGCCGCTTTTGAACGGGTAGCAGCCACCAGCCATCGCTCCTACCGCATCGAACAGTCCCAAATTTCTGTCATCAAGAAAGAAGTCACATCGAAAAAAGAAAGTTCCCTGTCAGTGCTGACGAGAGGACAGCATAAATCCCGCAGCGAGATGATGCTGATTGCTGGTTATTCTGGCATTGGCAAATCTGCAATGGTCAAGAATTTAGATAAACCTATTACCCGCAGGCGCGGCTATTTTATTTGGGGAAAATTTGACCAGTACAAGCGCACTATTCCTTACTCGGCAGTTGTTAGCGCTTTTTCGGAATTGGTGCGGCAACTTTTAACTGAAAGCGAAGCTCAATTAGCCGTTTGGCGCGAAAAACTCCGCACTTCCTTCGGGCAAAACGGGCAAATTATTATTGATGTACTTCCCGAAGTTGAACTGATTGTCGGAGCTCAGTCTCCTGTAGCTGAATTGGGGCCGACGGAATCTCTAAACCGCTTTAATTTAGTATTTCAAAATTTCATTCGCGTGTTTTGCCAGCCCGAACATCCGCTGGTGATTTTTCTCGACGATTTGCAGTGGGCAGATTCTGCTACTCTCAAATTGATCGAGTTGATGATGACAGATGAAGCTACGCAATATCTGTTTTTGATTGGCGCTTATCGGGATAATGAAGTCAGTCCCACTCATCCTTTAATGATGACTGTGGAGACGCTGCGAAATCAGGAAGCCATCATTAATGAGATTGCTTTGGCGCCGCTGGGGGTGGACAATATCACTCATTTGATTGCCGAGACTTTGCACAGCGATCGCGAATCTGTCAAACCCTTAGCTGAACTCGTTGTCAGCAAAACAGACGGCAATCCTTTTTTTGTAAATCAATTTCTCCAAACATTGTATCAGGAAAACTTGCTAGTTTTTCATCCGCCACAGTCGGGGAGCAAGGGTGGCTGGCATTGGGATATGACCCAAATTGAACAGTGCGCCATCACTGATAATGTAGTAGATTTGATGGTGCAAAAGTTGAGAAAATTGCCGACTCCAACGCAGCAAGTTTTGCGTTTAGTGGCTTGTTTGGGCAACGAATTTGACTTGAATACTCTCTCTTTAATTAATGAAAAAGAAGCCTCGGAAACTTTTTCGCAGTTGCTGCCGGCGATTAAGTCGGGACTGATTCTCCCAACTTCGGAATTGGAAAGCAAGTCCTTAGATTACGTGATGTTTCCGCTGTTGATTCTCAATTACAAATTTTTGCACGATCGCGTGCAGCAAGCAGCTTACGCCCTGATCGACGACTCGCAAAAAAAAGACGTTCACCTCAAAATCGGTCGGCAAATCCTCGAAAACACTCCGGCTGAGTATCGCGCTGACAGAATTTTTGAATTAGTCGATCACTTGAATGTCGCGCGATCGCTAATTCGAGACGAGCGAGAATTAATTGAACTGGCAACGCTGAATTTAGACGCCGCCCGCCGAGCCAAAGATGCCACTGCTTATGTGGCTGCCTTGCAGTATTTAACCGCAGGTATGGACGGTTTAACCGCCGATATCTGGGATTCCCACTACGACTTAGCCTTTGCCCTGCACATGGAGCGCGCTAACGTTGAGTATCTCAACGGCTATTTCGAGCATTCTGAAGAATTTATCAACATAACTTTGCAAAAAGCGCGATCGCCCTTAGAAAAAGTAGAAATTTACAACCTGCTGATCGTGCAGTACACCCTCCGCGCGAAGTACGAAGAAGCCGTCAAAGCCGGAATCCAAGCTTTGAACTTGCTCGGAATTGACTTGCCGCTAGACGGACTGCAAACAGTCATCTCCGAAGAATTTGCAGCAGCCACAAACTTTTTAGCAGGTAGAGAAATAGCTTCCTTAATTGACGCACCCGAAATGACTGTACCCGACAAAAAAGTCGCAGTCAAATTAATCACCAACTTGCTGACATCGGCATACCTCAACAATCCCGATTTGTGGAAAGTCAGCGTATTAAAAGGAGTCAATCTCTCACTCACCTACGGTTTAGTTCCCGAAGCATCCCTGTGCTACGCCGGCTACGGTATGTTCTTAAACGCAGTTTCGGGAGATTACAAAGCAGCATATCAATTTGCCATGCTGTCGCTAAATTTAAGCGAAAAATCAGGAAACATCGGCTTGAAATGCAGAGCTTGTTCCTCCCTAGTCAGTATTTTTTATTACTGGTTCAATCACATCAAAGATTCCCACACAATTAGCAATGAAGGATATCAAGCAGCCTTAGAATCAGGCGACTTAGAATACGCAGGTTATATTCTCTCCAACCGCATAGCGAATTCTTTTTTTCAAGGCAAAGAAATCTCGCAAATTCTGGCAGATACCAGCAGGTATTTGCAGTTCAGCCAAAAAACCAAAAATCAGCTTGTAACCGATACATTATTAGGAGCGGAGTTAATCCTCCGCAACTTAAGCCAGCTCACTCTCGAAAAGTTTGTATTTGAAAGCGAAGAGTTCACCGAGGCTGAATACGTAGACAACTGTCAAGCTCATCAAAATTTGTACTCGCTCTGCCTGTATCAGATTCGCAAATGCCAAGTAATGTACTGGTACGGCAACTTCAACGAAGCGCTGCAACTAGCTTTGGAAGTAGAAAAGCAGCTATCTTTTATTACCGGAGCCATCCCCGCTACCGAATGGAATTTTTTCTTTTCTCTAACTTTAGCGGCAGTTTTTCCTAATGTTTCAAAAACCAAACAAAAACAATACTTAGATAAGTTAGAAGCCAATCAAAAACAAATGAAAATTTGGGCTGACAACTGTCGCGAAAACTTTCTGCACAAGTATATGTTAGTACAAGCAGAAATAGCCAGAATTTCCAAGAAAGATTCCGAAGCCGTAGAGCTGTACGATTTTTCGATAAATTTAGCCCAAGACAGCGAGTTCGTGCAAAACGAAGCGCTGGCTAACGAACTAGCAGCCAAGTTTTGGTTGAGTAAAGGCAAATATCAATATGCCAAAATCCACTTGCGCGAAGCTCACTCGTGCTACTTGCGCTGGGGAGCAGTCCGCAAAGTTCAAGATTTAGAACAAAAGTATCCGCAGTTGAAGGAAATGACGCCGCTCAACGGAAGTTTCCAAAACAATCAAACTACCACAACTATTCATACTTCTACTGGTAGCGATGCGAGAGTTTTGGATTTAGGCACTGTCATGAAAGCATCTCTAGCGATTTCCAGCGAAATTGTCCTCGACAAACTGCTGGCTTCTTTGATGAGGATATCGCTGGAAAATGCGGGGGCACAATCTGGTTTTTTAATCCTGCTCAGAGATGGAAAACTGTTAATTTCAGCTAAGGCGTCAGTCGTTGTTGAAGATGTAGCTGTGCTGCAATTTACGCCTGTTGAACAATGTCAGGATTTACCTGTGACGGTGATTAATTTTGTGGAAAGGACTCGCTCGGATGTGGTGTTGAGCAATGCGGCTGCTGAGGGGCGATTTACGGCAGATCCTTACATCAGCAGACAGCAGCTCAAATCTCTTTTGTGTACGCCCATAGTCAATCAAGGCAAACTGATCGGCATTCTTTATTTGGAAAACAATTTAACTATCGGGGCGTTTAATGCCCACCGCTTGGAAGTTTTAAGGCTGCTTTCTTCCCAAGTTGCTATTTCTTTGGACAATGCTCTGCTTTACAATTCGGTGGAGCAGAAAGTGCAAGAGCGGACGCAGGAGTTAAATGAAAAGAACGAGCGTTTAGAAAAAACTTTGCGCGAGCTGAAATTAACGCAAGCTCAATTAATTCAAACGGAAAAGATGTCGAGTTTGGGGCAAATGGTGGCTGGCGTAGCTCACGAAATCAACAATCCTGTAAGTTTCATTTACGGCAATCTCAACCCTGCCAGCGAGTACGTTAAAGATTTGCTAAAATTAATCGATCTTTACCAGCATCATTACCCAGAACCTGCTGATGAAATTATCGATGAAATAGAAACTATCGAACTGGAATTTTTGATCGAAGATTTGCAAAAGCTGCTGGATTCTATGAAAGTCGGAGCCGAAAGAATCCGGGATATCGTGTTGAGCTTGCGGAATTTTTCGCGCCTCGACGAAGCGCAAATGAAGTCGGTTGATATCCATGAAGGCATCGACAGTACAGTGATGCTGCTGCAACCGCGTTTGAGAAAAGAGGGCGGGCGTTTGGGTATTGATGTGATTAAAAATTACAGCAAGCTGCCTTTAATTACTTGTTATGCGTCGCAGTTGAATCAGGTTTTTATGAATATTTTGACAAATGGGATCGATGCGCTACTTTTGGCAAGAGATTGCCCGGAAAGCTCTCAAAGACAGCCTACTATTACAATTTCTACAGAGGTGACTGACAGGAATTCTGCGATAATTAGAATTGCTGATACCGGCCCGGGAATGAGCATTGAAGTGCTGCACAAAATATTCGATCCGTTTTTTACAACTAAGCCTGTGGGTTCGGGTACTGGTTTGGGATTGTCGATTTCTCACTCGATTGTTGTGAGCTCTCACGGCGGAAAGTTGACTTGCGTTTCTGCACCGTCCGAGGGAAGTGAGTTTATTATTGAAATTCCGATCGCCCCACGGCAAGTTTTGTAA
- a CDS encoding Uma2 family endonuclease: MVALPDRLSMSAAEYLTWEPTQEERYEYWDGEVVAMSGKSRNHNRICVNFFKLLDDRLNLPYEIYILAVKVQVEPGRKYFYPDVVVTCDDRDNDPQLVQYPSLIVEVLSPSTEAVDRGVKFAKYRQFSTLQEYVLVQAEQPGVELFRRNEQGLWVLSEYALGDTLRLESVDVEIAIGDLYRQVKFS, translated from the coding sequence ATGGTTGCTTTACCCGATCGCCTATCGATGAGTGCAGCAGAATACCTGACTTGGGAACCCACCCAAGAGGAACGCTACGAGTATTGGGATGGCGAAGTTGTCGCCATGAGTGGCAAAAGCCGCAATCACAATCGGATTTGCGTTAACTTCTTCAAGCTATTAGACGATCGCCTTAATCTGCCCTACGAAATTTACATCCTAGCTGTCAAAGTCCAAGTGGAACCAGGGCGAAAGTATTTTTATCCTGATGTTGTGGTAACTTGCGACGATCGCGATAACGATCCGCAATTGGTACAATATCCTTCCTTGATTGTCGAAGTTTTATCACCTTCAACGGAAGCTGTGGATCGCGGCGTAAAATTTGCTAAATATCGCCAATTTTCAACCCTGCAAGAGTACGTCTTGGTGCAAGCCGAACAGCCCGGAGTAGAGCTGTTTCGGCGCAACGAACAAGGGCTGTGGGTGCTGTCGGAGTATGCTTTGGGCGATACTTTGCGACTCGAATCAGTGGATGTCGAAATTGCGATCGGCGATTTGTACCGGCAAGTAAAGTTTTCTTAG